One region of Eubalaena glacialis isolate mEubGla1 chromosome 6, mEubGla1.1.hap2.+ XY, whole genome shotgun sequence genomic DNA includes:
- the LOC133092918 gene encoding keratin-associated protein 19-3-like, translating to MSYYSNYYGGLSYGYGGFGGQGYGYGCGCGSFCRLRYGCGFRGYGYDSGYGSFGYGCHRYPFFYGRYGFSSFC from the coding sequence ATGAGCTACTACAGCAACTACTATGGAGGCCTGAGCTATGGCTATGGCGGCTTTGGTGGACAGGGGTATGGCTATGGTTGTGGATGTGGAAGCTTCTGCAGACTGCGCTATGGCTGTGGCTTCAGAGGCTATGGATATGACTCTGGTTATGGAAGCTTTGGATATGGCTGCCATCGCTACCCATTCTTCTATGGAAGATATGGATTTTCTAGCTTCTGTTGA